The following are encoded in a window of Salvia splendens isolate huo1 unplaced genomic scaffold, SspV2 ctg635, whole genome shotgun sequence genomic DNA:
- the LOC121790833 gene encoding aluminum-activated malate transporter 2-like → MLSYRSMYDDFKDEAIWVLLSEKQKSDFGGKSEPSARDVLGGALGVGTHDLASLAPEKVEVILIGVSVCIIAATATFCRFFPNIRARYDYGFLVFILTFSLISVSGYRDDVVFDMAYRRLTTILIGGCVAILICIFVRPVWAGKDLHRHTAANIEKLACYLEAFGRVYFQESYDKNLAQLKDFKSVLISKGTEDSLVNFARWEPRHGKFRYRHPWNQYLKIGSGTRECAYKIDALNCYLVSDVQTPLELRTKIQDFCTKISSECALALTDVAIGLRTMTCPVASEKHIAEAKAAGKTLKALLKTGLWHDTEFLDIVPVVTVASLLIEIVACTTKIADSVEVLATKAKFKKPDPEMNRQASREKVKRSPSIEASHSVNIVYE, encoded by the exons atgttgtcgtaccggtcgatgtacgacGATTTCAAGGACGAGGCCATCTGGGTGCTCTTGAGtgagaagcagaa GAGCGACTTTGGGGGAAAGAGTGAACCGAGCGCTCGCGACGTGCTGGGCGGAGCGCTGGGTGTTGGGACGCACGATTTGGCCAGCTTGGCACCAGAGAAAGTCGAGGTCATTTTGATCGGGGTGTCTGTTTGTATTATAG CTGCCACGGCGACATTTTGCCGATTCTTTCCGAATATTAGGGCAAGATACGATTATGGGTTTCTAGTGTTCATCCTGACGTTTAGTCTGATATCTGTGTCTGGGTATCGAGACGATGTCGTATTTGACATGGCGTACCGGCGGCTAACCACCATCTTGATCGGCGGCTGCGTCGCCATTTTGATCTGCATTTTTGTCCGCCCCGTTTGGGCAGGCAAAGATCTTCATCGACACACCGCCGCCAATATTGAGAAACTAGCATGCTACTTAGAAG CTTTTGGACGTGTATACTTCCAAGAATCATACGACAAAAATCTAGCACAACTCAAAGATTTCAAAAGTGTACTCATATCCAAAGGCACAGAGGACTCATTG GTTAATTTTGCGCGGTGGGAGCCGAGGCACGGCAAGTTCCGGTACCGTCACCCGTGGAACCAGTACCTCAAGATCGGGTCGGGCACCCGGGAATGCGCGTACAAGATCGACGCGCTCAATTGCTACCTCGTCTCGGACGTGCAGACGCCGTTGGAGCTTCGTACGAAGATCCAAGACTTCTGCACAAAGATCAGCTCTGAATGCGCCTTAGCCCTAACGGACGTCGCGATCGGGCTTCGGACGATGACTTGCCCCGTGGCCAGCGAGAAACACATCGCAGAGGCGAAGGCCGCGGGCAAGACCCTAAAGGCCCTGCTGAAAACAGGGTTATGGCACGACACTGAGTTCCTCGACATAGTCCCGGTGGTGACGGTGGCGTCCCTACTAATCGAGATCGTCGCGTGCACAACGAAGATCGCGGACTCTGTGGAGGTACTCGCGACGAAGGCAAAGTTCAAGAAACCCGACCCGGAGATGAACCGGCAGGCTAGTAGGGAGAAGGTGAAGAGGAGCCCTAGTATTGAAGCATCACATAGTGTCAACATTGTGTATGAGTGA